The following proteins come from a genomic window of Verrucomicrobiia bacterium:
- the feoB gene encoding ferrous iron transport protein B, whose product MSATPSPDSKRTGAPTYLALTGNPNCGKTTLFNALTGLRAKVGNYAGVTVERKEGKLRHTPADIDVTVLDLPGTYSLSPKSLDEEVSRDVLFHRLPDVPAPSLVVVVVDASNLERNLYYATQVIELGYPTIVALNMVDVAKENGHEVDAGKLAKRLGVPVVPMVASKNEGLDALREAIVKVVREGCVRPRPVRFSVLPQPLERELAELAAEIEDRIKNRFTAATAEALLLLTDEKVSTEALHLPPEITERIKAARKRLDDLQVDWRGGPIEARYATVADIHTDTTTETMLYKETFSDKADRILTHKVWGLLIFIGIMGLIFQSIFTFASIPMDLLDGGVAWVSDWVKGRMAPGDLQSLICDGVIAGVGAVVIFLPQICMLFLFIGLLEDSGYMSRAAFLMDRLMSKVGLHGKSFIPMLSSYACAIPGIMATRTIENPKDRLATILVAPLMSCSARLPVYTLLIAACIPDLKVLGFFNLRGLTMLSMYLLGTITAFIMAWLLKKTLLKGEPPLLIMELPPYKRPVFSVTMRHLWDRSKLFLTRAGTVILGISILLWFLSSYPRSAEKAAEFEAQRAAVPTMTFAHAQTEETIAEAREAKLKEIDETEKGEMLRYSYAGRLGHAIEPAIEPLGMDWKIGIGLVASFAAREVFVSTMSTVYNVESDDSEEGTQKLAEILQDQKREDGTTLYTTLLGLTLMVFYVYALQCVSTVAVVYRETGGWKWAVFQLAYMGALAWSAAFLVYQGGRMLGYQ is encoded by the coding sequence ATGTCAGCCACTCCGTCACCAGACAGCAAGCGAACCGGTGCGCCAACCTACTTGGCGCTCACGGGCAATCCGAATTGCGGCAAGACCACCCTCTTCAACGCGCTCACCGGTCTGCGCGCCAAAGTCGGCAACTACGCCGGTGTCACCGTCGAACGCAAGGAAGGCAAGCTGCGCCACACGCCTGCGGATATCGATGTGACCGTGCTTGATCTGCCCGGCACCTACAGTCTCAGTCCGAAATCGCTCGATGAAGAAGTTTCCCGCGATGTCCTTTTCCATCGCCTGCCCGATGTCCCCGCCCCTTCCCTGGTAGTCGTTGTTGTCGATGCTTCGAATCTCGAGCGCAACCTTTACTACGCCACGCAAGTCATCGAGCTGGGTTATCCCACCATCGTAGCCCTGAACATGGTGGATGTGGCCAAAGAAAACGGCCACGAAGTCGATGCCGGGAAACTGGCCAAGCGCCTAGGAGTCCCCGTGGTCCCGATGGTCGCCAGCAAGAACGAAGGTTTGGATGCATTGCGCGAAGCGATCGTAAAAGTCGTCCGGGAAGGTTGCGTGCGCCCTCGTCCGGTCCGCTTCAGCGTGCTGCCTCAGCCGCTGGAACGTGAACTGGCGGAACTCGCTGCCGAGATCGAAGACCGCATCAAGAACCGCTTCACTGCTGCAACTGCAGAAGCTCTGTTGTTACTGACGGACGAAAAGGTTTCCACGGAAGCGCTGCATCTTCCTCCAGAGATCACGGAACGCATCAAAGCAGCGCGCAAACGTCTGGATGATTTGCAAGTGGACTGGCGAGGCGGCCCGATTGAAGCCCGTTATGCCACCGTGGCAGATATCCATACGGATACGACCACGGAAACGATGCTCTACAAGGAAACGTTCAGTGACAAAGCTGACCGCATCCTTACCCACAAGGTCTGGGGCCTCCTGATCTTCATCGGCATCATGGGGCTTATATTCCAGAGCATCTTCACCTTTGCCAGCATCCCGATGGATCTTTTGGATGGCGGCGTTGCCTGGGTGAGTGACTGGGTGAAGGGCCGGATGGCTCCCGGAGATCTGCAGAGCCTGATCTGTGATGGCGTCATCGCCGGTGTCGGTGCCGTCGTCATCTTCCTGCCACAGATCTGCATGCTGTTCCTTTTCATCGGTCTGCTGGAAGACAGCGGCTACATGTCCCGTGCTGCCTTCTTGATGGACCGGCTGATGAGCAAAGTGGGCCTGCACGGCAAGAGCTTCATCCCCATGCTCAGCTCCTATGCGTGCGCGATCCCCGGCATCATGGCCACCCGCACGATTGAAAACCCCAAGGACCGACTCGCCACTATTCTCGTGGCCCCGTTGATGAGTTGCTCTGCGCGTCTGCCAGTTTACACACTGCTCATCGCTGCGTGCATACCGGACCTCAAAGTTCTTGGCTTCTTTAATCTCCGCGGCCTGACCATGTTGAGCATGTATCTGCTCGGCACCATCACCGCTTTCATCATGGCCTGGCTGCTCAAGAAGACCTTGCTCAAAGGTGAACCGCCGCTGCTCATCATGGAATTGCCGCCTTACAAGCGGCCCGTTTTCAGCGTCACCATGCGCCATCTGTGGGACCGCTCGAAACTGTTCCTCACGCGCGCAGGCACTGTCATTCTTGGCATCTCCATTCTGCTGTGGTTCCTCTCCTCCTATCCGCGCAGCGCCGAAAAAGCCGCCGAGTTCGAGGCCCAACGTGCGGCTGTTCCCACCATGACCTTCGCCCATGCACAAACGGAGGAAACCATCGCTGAAGCACGTGAAGCCAAACTCAAGGAGATCGACGAAACGGAGAAAGGCGAGATGCTGCGTTACAGCTATGCTGGCCGTTTGGGCCATGCCATTGAACCAGCCATCGAACCCTTGGGCATGGACTGGAAGATTGGCATCGGTCTTGTGGCTTCCTTTGCCGCCCGTGAAGTGTTCGTCAGCACCATGTCCACCGTTTACAACGTGGAGTCAGATGATTCGGAAGAAGGCACCCAAAAGCTCGCCGAGATCCTGCAAGACCAAAAACGCGAAGATGGCACCACGCTCTACACGACCTTGCTTGGCCTTACACTCATGGTCTTTTACGTTTACGCCCTGCAATGCGTAAGCACAGTCGCCGTAGTTTATCGTGAGACGGGCGGCTGGAAATGGGCGGTGTTCCAACTGGCATATATGGGAGCACTTGCTTGGAGTGCGGCATTCCTCGTATATCAGGGCGGAAGGATGCTCGGCTACCAATAA
- a CDS encoding FeoA family protein — MPAETQPLSSLTVGAKGTIATIQVPPESRGRLMEMGLLTGTPVEIVRYAPLGDPIEIKVRGYHLTLRKHEAEQILVRLA; from the coding sequence ATGCCTGCTGAAACCCAGCCGCTCTCGTCCCTTACCGTTGGGGCCAAAGGCACCATCGCCACCATCCAAGTCCCGCCGGAAAGCCGCGGCCGTCTCATGGAGATGGGCCTGTTGACCGGCACTCCCGTGGAGATCGTCCGTTACGCTCCCCTCGGTGATCCTATCGAGATCAAGGTGCGCGGATATCATCTCACTTTAAGGAAACACGAAGCCGAACAGATTCTGGTCCGTCTTGCCTGA
- a CDS encoding ferrous iron transport protein A has product MSNTSPLTVSVNGQCAAPKLCPLNKVKAGTCVRIKQLTASPDVMNRLREMGFCEEQKVTLLSAQSNLICLVCNARLGISTQLAEGILVEPLTSRAA; this is encoded by the coding sequence GTGAGCAATACGTCTCCCCTGACCGTATCGGTCAATGGCCAGTGCGCCGCGCCAAAACTTTGTCCGCTGAACAAAGTGAAGGCGGGCACCTGCGTGCGCATCAAGCAATTGACCGCCTCACCCGACGTTATGAACCGCCTGCGTGAGATGGGCTTTTGTGAAGAACAAAAGGTGACCTTGCTCAGCGCCCAGTCGAATCTTATCTGTCTGGTCTGCAATGCCCGCTTGGGCATCAGCACTCAACTGGCCGAGGGCATCCTCGTGGAGCCCCTCACTTCCCGCGCCGCCTGA
- a CDS encoding DUF4388 domain-containing protein, whose amino-acid sequence MTAPRGFEGVMLGATLQDLIQMECLTLATRSVKVETQDKVGVIYFAGGQVVHAQVGSMVGEEAFYEMLRWRNGNFTIQDGVRPTDETITRHWQGLLLESASRNDETTAPDLQVGGEVIQLNKAQFMQRDPVLEVLADPEVVAGIQFSEDGSLLEAKSDDAENLQAAFAFNIELLRLIGQSLGAENLKEVDLHGRQNKGICVINEKSVACFVTTPKANFTQITKKLV is encoded by the coding sequence ATGACCGCGCCACGGGGGTTTGAGGGTGTGATGTTGGGGGCAACATTGCAGGACCTCATCCAGATGGAATGTCTGACCTTGGCCACACGTTCGGTGAAGGTGGAAACGCAGGATAAAGTGGGGGTCATTTACTTCGCTGGCGGTCAAGTGGTGCATGCCCAGGTGGGTAGCATGGTTGGTGAAGAGGCTTTTTACGAGATGCTGCGGTGGAGAAATGGTAATTTCACTATTCAAGACGGGGTCCGTCCTACAGATGAAACCATAACGCGGCATTGGCAGGGGCTGCTTTTGGAATCTGCCTCCCGTAATGACGAAACGACTGCCCCTGATCTGCAAGTGGGTGGGGAAGTGATTCAACTTAACAAGGCTCAATTTATGCAAAGAGATCCCGTACTTGAAGTGCTGGCGGATCCGGAGGTGGTTGCTGGTATCCAGTTCAGCGAAGATGGCAGCCTTCTGGAGGCCAAGTCGGACGACGCGGAAAACCTGCAAGCCGCGTTCGCGTTCAACATCGAGCTGCTGCGCCTCATCGGCCAGAGCTTGGGGGCGGAAAACCTGAAAGAGGTGGACCTGCATGGCAGGCAGAACAAGGGCATCTGTGTGATCAATGAAAAATCGGTCGCGTGCTTTGTCACAACTCCGAAAGCCAATTTCACCCAGATCACCAAGAAACTCGTATAA
- the amt gene encoding ammonium transporter, producing the protein MIPWLGMAADAPPAAETAAAVTNAVAAATPEAPADPIAELKTASGALRVAIDTLWVLLAGALVFFMNTGFACVESGMCQQKNTVNILAKNFVVFACASLSFYAIGWGLMFGDGNPFMGTKGLFFLSGADNSPATLTDYKGDYSSIGWSGVPLLAKFFFQLVFAGTAATIVSGVVAERIKFNSFVVFSFVLVAFMYPITGHWIWGGGFLGAPGEGKTGFYDFAGSTVVHSVGGWAALAGAIVLGPRRGKFTEDGKVHPFPGHSLALSTLGVFILWLGWFGFNPGSVMGMGDGSAVAHVFVTTNSAAVAGIITSMLTAWILLGKPDLTMVLNGCLAGLVAITAPCAFVTVPAAILIGAVAGVLVVVSVLFFDKIKIDDPVGALSVHLVNGIWGTLALGLLADNATSKAVAAFDVTGGMTQLGVQLKGVVAVGAFTFIVSFIVWYLIKAVMGVRVSPEEEQEGLDIGEHGNEAYPNFVMNNPK; encoded by the coding sequence ATGATTCCCTGGCTCGGAATGGCGGCAGATGCACCTCCGGCTGCTGAGACTGCGGCGGCGGTGACAAATGCTGTGGCTGCGGCCACTCCTGAAGCTCCTGCTGATCCCATCGCCGAACTCAAGACAGCGAGCGGTGCGTTGCGCGTCGCCATCGATACCCTTTGGGTGTTGCTGGCCGGTGCCTTGGTTTTCTTCATGAACACCGGCTTTGCATGCGTAGAGTCAGGCATGTGCCAGCAGAAGAACACGGTGAACATCCTGGCCAAGAACTTCGTTGTCTTCGCCTGCGCCTCGTTGTCCTTCTACGCCATCGGGTGGGGATTGATGTTCGGTGATGGCAATCCGTTCATGGGAACGAAAGGGCTTTTCTTCCTGAGTGGTGCGGACAACAGTCCGGCGACCTTGACGGATTACAAGGGCGACTACTCTTCGATTGGCTGGTCGGGTGTGCCTTTGCTGGCGAAGTTCTTCTTCCAGCTTGTGTTCGCCGGCACGGCGGCCACGATCGTTTCCGGTGTGGTGGCCGAGCGTATCAAGTTCAACTCGTTCGTGGTGTTCAGCTTCGTCCTTGTGGCATTCATGTATCCCATCACCGGTCACTGGATCTGGGGTGGCGGTTTCCTCGGTGCTCCGGGAGAAGGCAAGACTGGTTTCTATGATTTCGCCGGTTCCACGGTGGTTCACTCAGTCGGTGGCTGGGCGGCACTTGCCGGTGCCATTGTCCTCGGACCGCGACGCGGCAAGTTCACGGAAGATGGCAAGGTGCATCCTTTCCCGGGGCACAGTCTGGCGCTCTCCACGTTGGGTGTGTTCATCCTCTGGCTGGGCTGGTTCGGCTTCAACCCCGGTTCCGTGATGGGCATGGGCGACGGTTCAGCGGTGGCTCACGTGTTTGTGACGACCAATTCCGCGGCAGTTGCCGGCATCATCACATCCATGCTCACAGCGTGGATACTCCTCGGCAAACCTGACCTGACGATGGTGCTGAACGGCTGTCTGGCCGGCTTGGTGGCCATCACGGCTCCGTGTGCATTCGTCACCGTGCCTGCGGCCATCCTGATCGGCGCGGTCGCCGGTGTGCTGGTGGTGGTTTCGGTGCTGTTCTTCGACAAGATCAAGATTGATGATCCGGTGGGTGCTCTCTCCGTTCACTTGGTGAACGGCATCTGGGGCACGTTGGCGCTTGGTCTGCTGGCAGACAATGCCACCTCCAAGGCTGTTGCTGCCTTCGATGTCACGGGCGGTATGACGCAGTTGGGCGTGCAGCTCAAGGGTGTGGTCGCCGTCGGCGCCTTCACCTTC